DNA from Triplophysa dalaica isolate WHDGS20190420 chromosome 21, ASM1584641v1, whole genome shotgun sequence:
AGCTTTAAAGGAGAGTTGTGTTGGCTCACAAACTCACCTCTATCTTGTTAACATAACACTCTGGCTCGCCATGTTGACAAATGAATGATTTCTCTTCAGGAATCTCCTAAAGTTACAAGTTAACGTATCATAAACTTTCACAGAACAAGAGACATCCCAAAATCATCAAGTGTTGTGAACAAACCACTGGTCATTAAGAGCGCACATTTCACGGTAGCATTGCCGAAGGGCACCAGATTGACTTCCATGATGTCTTTCAGTAAAGTCCATGTTGGGAAGAGTTGTTCTGTCAGGAAAGCTCTGCTCCCTTGACACAGACTCTCATAGTAGAGAGTGACATCAACGAGAGGAACCACCGGGTCCGGTCGAGTCGTGTTTAGTTCCATACATTGTTTCCGTACCTGCCGAAAGCATCGAAGTGCACATCAGAACCATACAGCGTTGCACAACTTTAACCATGATGACATTTTACAGTAACGTCTCCAAATACTTTAGAGCAGATTTAGTATGGAAGTCATAAATGAGAACTTAACTGTATAACAAGACACTACTAACCCATCCTCCCTCACAATcctgtgtttaaaatgtatgtttagttCCTAAACATGTCATGCTTTACTCACCctggttgtttcaaacctgtatacatttaatttttctgctgaacagaaagaaagagatgtgtttataaatgtttatgagtGAATGTTGgagcactattgactaccatagtaggaaaagaaaAGATACTGTGGTAGTAAGAAAATGTTGGTGTgccaaattcttcaaaatattttcctttgttttgaacagaacatagaaatggtttaaaacaacttgaagatgaataaatgacaggtGGACGGTTATTAAGTAGTAGTTAagtcttaaaaaaacatgttttttgataatgagtaaaatgtgtttttcatctgGATCATGACAATGATCATAAACAACGATTTTTATTGCTCAACTGCTCATCTTTTTGTGGAATCaaacttaaaatgatttttctaCAGCCTttcaaacaacacattttgcaCCCATAAGAACAACCTAGATGAAAAAATTGTTAAATGGAAATTGTCCATTTTGGTTTGTGGTGCATGTATCAGATGAGGCTTTAGAAGTACTGAACCTCTGACCCTGATACCTTGTGCCTTGCCTAATTGGAAACTGCTTGTGGttactttcaaaagcatgacaTTCATTAAAAGCACAAGGAATTCTTTGAAAATGGCACTTAAACACCCACTTATACCATGCCAAGTGTGTGTTTTAGTCCATATGTAGCCCATAACGGAGTTATAAACGTTTGCATTGTAAGAAGTCTCAGAGGTGcattaatgacattttaattcGCTTTTTTTCACAGCTCATTCTCGGTATTATCTTTTTTAGCATAAagaatgtatgtaaataaatttCCATCCAAATGTTGCTTTTCATTTACAATGTTTCACTTAATCCATTTAATTGATGACATCCATTAGCAAAGAGGTTAACTGTTATGCATTAACTTTTGAGATCCAAAGCTATGCTGCACAGACAACTACTGATTTAGAACTAGGTTAAGCAATCACCTGTTTCCAGACTTACCCCACACTCTATGGCAATCTCAAGAGAGCTGCACCATTGGGATGGAGGGTATCCACATGGCTTTGGGTGAGATATACAATGGATTGCATAGACGCTGATGAATAGGACAATAAACACAAGGAGCAAAATAATGTTCATGCTGCTGGTTTTCTCAGACTATCGTGAGTAGTATGTGAACTGTAGGAAGTTGAAACTACAATCTTGTTAACTCTCCTCCCATCTGAACAACCTCAAAGATCCAATTAAACATGAGCAGCTACAGCTGAACAGACACAAGACACTGACCTCAGATCAGCCATGCAAGAAATGATCTTAATGTGTAGACTTCGTGTGTCAAAATATTATTCATGACAAtcatgattttagttttttggacatattgtttttagatttttaggtcatttatTGTAGTTTATGTAGGTCATCTGGCTAGATGTTTCACCAGTTATGTTAACAACTTGCTTTCATATTCCTTAACAGATTTTACAAGTGAAAATAATGTGAACCATatgtttttggtgtgtgtcAACATCATTAATTGATTGAATTAAGATTGAAaagacagaattgtaatttaaaCAGGTCCAAAACAGAAAATGATTACCAATAAATCCAAAAGTAAAACCCAAAACTACAAAGCCAGTTTGCTTAGTGTGCTAGGTTGTGGGGTCAAATTTACagctaaaaataaacatgttgatAAAACGCAGGTTTGCAGAGACTGAAGTCAGGATTCAGGTGAAGACGCCCTCGTGTGGTCAGAGGGGGATACGACAGACGCGGATTGTTtacaatacattatttaaagttCTTTGTAAATGTCACGCTCTGTGTCTTCCTTCGTTTTTTCTCGCAGCTCGTTGGGTTTTAATAGGGTAGAATAGCAATATTTACTCATGGTTGTATGTGTGGAGGCATAtggacatttatttaaaactgaacACATTCACTGGTTGAACATATTAATATAGAGTCTCATTCACAAATGCAGTATAGATACAAAACATGTTCTGCAGAGTGTATCTATTTATAACTTAAATATGTGAACATAAATTGAGTAATAAAGTTGCATAAGTAAGTCAATTTGTGTggaatttagaaaataaattctCATGAGAACAAGGATTTGTAGACtatttcatgataataaaattgttttccaacatttaaataataattatcttTAGATATCTTATTCAATATGAATAAGATATGTAACTTAAATATGTGGACATAATTTGAGTAAAAAAGTTGCCTAAGTAAGTAAATTTGTGTGGAAGTTCATGATTCAAAATCACGAGGACAAGCATTTGAAGATGATATATtacatgaaaacaaaattgtttgccaacatttaaatattagtcatattattcaataaaagtttatttatggctcacaaaaatactgtaaattttTTGATTAGTAAAGAAAGGTTGTATTTGATCATATTCAAAATAACAAGAATCAAACATAAtggtttaatattaatttgattgATCAAACCAATAGACCATTCTGTAAGacatttgtgttcttttgaaAATGTCCCATTTCATGTCATAAATATCTAATTTCATTAGTTCCTTATTATTTGtcaaagattatttttaatattctaGATATTAAAAGaagtcattttaaacaatacCCATCCTCATACGTCTTCACCTCTCCCTTTGAAACAAAAAGCCAATTCTGAAACAACTACTCATATGCTTTTGGctgaaaaattatttatttaaatttgttttgaaaatatatttgttttcttccATTCCATTGGATGTAAAAAGCATTCAGggatgaaaattattttgtttccttAAGTTGTTTGGATAGACCTTTTAATGGAGTCCGAAATCAAAGTATACAGATTTATTTCTTAtgacctcattcattcattatccATCTGTTCCATTCATACTGTGCATCAGTACTTTGGCAGATGGGCAAGTGGGGCTTCGATGATATAAAACAttatgacaaataaataaaataacacattttggGAAGCTATATACAGAGTCCCTATATGTGGCATGGTTGTTCTCAAAAGCACCATTCAAAaagatacttgcattggtttaaCATCAAATTCCCTCTTTTCTCAGGCGGAGCTGAGCCCCTGTGTCATATCACAGATTAGGTTCATGACTTCTGTCATTGCTGATGCTCTACTCGGCTTTCTTTGACTTTCTCTTGCGCGTTCCTTCGCTCAGGTCCTCCTTGGTTTTGGCAGGAGAGAGGGATGCGGAGGCAGCCGTGGGTGCGGAGTGGTGGTGATCGTGGGACTCTTCACCGCCGAGGGGAGATCCGAACAGCAGGTGGCACACCCAGGACTCGATGAGGGCAAAGGGTGATCCGTGAGAGTGGCGGGCCGTCATAAACACCTGTGTAAAGAGTAAAAGGGAGGTTCAGTgcgtgtttttaatgtgttgctATGGagtttttaagcttttttattttctccaaaAATATTAGCTAAGAACAAACAGCAATGGCAGTTATGCCTAAATAAAAATCACTAGCtagattttcatgtttttgtttggtgTGCTTGCAAGGATCTCCAATTACAATTCAGTATGCCAAACCAGATGCCAAACCAAATGTGAACTAAACGGTCAGACTGGatttactgatttatttataattttttattaggCAGCGGTTATTTGCACTAAGTGTAAATAGCAGTAGGTTCCGTTTAAACTAAGTGTAAAAAGCAGCATTTATTAGCAATATGGTATTTACACTAACcgaaaatagctgtatttttttggattaagtagaaatCGTAGGTATTCATAAATATTGGTAAATAACAttactatttgcacctcagtattgttgtgcataaaaaataatgcaataataacagagtgtaaatcaatatatttacaaaaaatattaaaataatggtaacttattgagatattaaagccctGCATCCCTCACCTTACCCTAAATCTtaactttatgaataaaaatgaatttgaattcttacatcaattttattgaaaacaaatgcctttatgatcTGTAATGTGATGGAAAAGGTAAAAGAGCATTTTCAGTGAGAGGTGGATTAGAAACTAGGACTccagtaagggataatgtacaggcagccggttgtcttgtatcacactgaggGGGCTTTAGTTcgtgataacagccggctgcttgtacattatcccacttattacacTGTAACGCcagatgagaaaaaaactggacatgaaatgtgaatttgaaatattgtattagctcatttttatcCAATCCAGACCTTCTGCGAGGAAAAGGTGTTTAATTTTGGTTTTAGTGAGAAATTATGTTCagatgtcacgaacaggcaatttggattaatcatttgaaatataatgtaatttaagtTATTAAACGACGTAGTTATATTTACGtagctgcatccgggttaccgtgtgttatttgttttgagaggttgttatctgggaataacaaacctgcaaatgtcaagACTGGCCAATCAAATCAAGCGTTCTAACGAGCCGTGTAAAATACAGACTTTACACCTTACTCCTCTGTTTGATATGCCATCGTTCTTACACTTTCTTTATTCCACTCACATATTGGTGGGCGGAGCTAATACAAATAGTCTATGCCAACGAGGCGGGCTGTTTGTACTCAAGCGTAAATAGACAATCCGTTTTTATAATCAGACAGAATGTATGTACCTTGGATGTGGCCATGAAGAGAGTAAAGAGGCAGATGAGTGTGCTCTTTGAAGCAGGGAGCACATGAGCCTCCTGTAGTGTGAACAGAAAGGCTCCATACAGACTGGCTTTGGTAGGgctgcaaaacacaagaatcaatTCAGGACACAGAAACACAATAAGTGCATGACAAAAATGAATACAGTAAAATATCTACAATTCTGAACAAAAATGGACTGTGGTGTTACCAAGAAACTGTATTCTTATAGCATTTACAGTGGCTCCATGGAACTTCATAAAATACCATTTTATTAGGAAGATCtccaaaatgtatacattaaagtaaaaatgcaaaaaagtaaaGATCTGTGCAAtgatcaatataaaataaattccaaatacaaacaaaattctacattttatataagctacagtgtaaataaatatatatataaataagtatatggATTCATAAATGATAGACACCACAAGCTCAGACATTCTGCCTCACatttagtttaaaatgacacacatGATAGTGAGCAAATGACAGATTGCCATTTTTTGGTGAAAAGTTCCTTTAAGCCTAAAAGAATGGTAAAAAACCCTCAGTGCATCTATGAACATGAAAACTTACAATGACATGTTGAGGATTTCATTGGTGTCTGGCTTCCACACTCCACGCAACAGCTGCTCGAAATTGGCCATGAGAGCGACCCCTGACCCTATGAGTATTAATACAACAAGATCAGCAGAGCGCCACTTATACCCACAGCAACTtttcttataataataatctgttACGCTATATACTGtgatgtaaacaacgctggtccagtTTTAACACAACACATATGTTTGAActaaaccaacagaacatttataaccaaatcaaaaagttaaacaaacGTGTATAAGATTAAACTATGTAAGATTTaagaattaaatgtaaaataagaaaatgtaaaccATCTTGTTGATGGGTCTATAACCCAAAGGAGACACCCCTCTGGAGGTATGAGATACTTGCCCTTGACATAACCAGTGATAATCATGATCAGCCACCCGTGATGATAAGCATGGTGAGCATGATGGACTCCAGCCGCAATTTTACGGCATCGAACGACTTCCTTTAATGCCACTAGCACGAGTTTCACAGGCAGAAATGCCACACATTTGTAAAACAGGTTTAGAGGGCAGAAGAAGATCAGGTACCTGCAAAGTTATGAGACAAACCCAATCACATTTCCACTTTACGAAAGGCACAATATTTCTGTTACCAAAATAATGTCTAAATTCGGTGCATGTTCCAAACGGACAAAATGTGGTTTTTACAGCAGTGATGCAACTGCCATAATATATGGCcgataatatattttttgaatattCTTATGTATTAAGGGCGCTGATTTAatttagcatttacattttaatgtatatttaaactGTAAGCTGTGCATTGGATTTCGGAGAAGTATGTTTTGACCCATATACATTACCAGTGTTTCCTCAACATTTCTCAACCGTTTCTTAACCAGataacactgaaaaaaattgtAGGAATTAGCTACttattttttgcacatagcTTTTAAAGGCAATTTTACTTGAccaaaaaattatgtaaaatttaCCTTAAAAACGGtgtgcaaaaacacaaaaatattagtaaattagtgaattaaaaaaaatgtgtacaatatgtatgaaaataaacacagacaaattaaataaaacctagttattttttcagtgaacttaaagaacaaacaaacatgaaattaagttaaaaaaaataaaaattaacacATTTCTATACAGATTTTTACGCCAagctttgtaatattttattggatattaatttggtttaaagttaaaaatgcCTGAGATACACTGGTGCATGCAGAAGACTTGCGTAACATACACATAATACCATCCACATAACTACTCAGTAACTACTCAGTGTTATATTAAGCTGTCTGTATTCTAATTAAACCTTTCTTAAggtttttcaattaaaaaataaaaatagtaatggcaaagtaaacattttgttttataaaatataactaaagcGCAACTTGCACACAATAAGgatgctgtatttataaacaaatatcttaaGTTACCAAAGATAACATTTGTGACACATGCAAAGTGTACTGTACAAACACTGAGCCATTGAAAATGTCCTCACCAGACAGCTGAGGCCAGGAGGATGTGACTGTTGTTTTGGAAATAGTCGATTGGAGACACACCTAGGATGATGTCTGCCAGAATGTAACTTCCAAAACAGTAGAGCATAGCGCAGAGCCAGGAGGCCACAGGGCTTTTACGGGACACCTCAACAGCACCTGGTGaacagagacagagaaacacaaTTACAGGCTTTgcaaaaatgaaacagaaagtacaatggaagtcactgATTAAAAGCAAGTAAACAACAGCTTTGCTTGCTTCCACCTTAGCACACATGACGCCCTTTCCAACAGTCTCACAGCATGAATAACATGGACCACCACTTTGTGGTTCAGCTGACCAAACATCAAACAATAAGGAATGTTAGATTTGCAACATGATGATTTTTGACACCACTAAGAAAGCATTAAGCCAAACAAGATTGAGGAGTCCACGTCACCCCTTCCAAATCTCCAGAGATGAAGTGACGGCACAGAACAGGTGTGGCCTGGGCGGTTACACACTCTACAGgcattttgactgaaaactgatCCTCTTAAATgtgcactaaaaataaacagaaccCCAAAGCTTATCGTCCCTCGCGACTGTAGGCCCTGTTTCACACCACGACCTCCAACATTTGACACGACAAATCAACCGCAAGACAACGTTTAGACAAAATGCTGGATATTTATATCTCCTTCTTTCACCATTAACATATATGGCCATGTATCCTTACGTGTCACTTGAAGAACAAATTAACAGATTTATAATAACTGCGTCTTTGTAAATTAAACTGTAACTTGTTAAAAAGAGGATGCTAGTTAAATTCACTAGACAATTCAGATCTAGCTAACTCCGGCAAATCCAACATGGTGACAAATTTTCACTAGTAAGTAacatcatgaaaaataaaaacataattatcatttaaaaagaaaaaaaccttTTGTGTATTTACTTGTAAAGAAAATTATGAATGATCTTTACCCTTGCAATTCTTCTTAGTATAAGTccttaaaaaatgaatcatggttttactttaataaaagtgtAGCAATCATTTTTCTTACAAATTGTACaaccatagttttactacaaacacAACTGTTAAACTATGGTCACTGTGGTGAGACCAGAATAAATTTGCGGATGCTGATTTGACTACTAACGGATAATAGATAGCAAATACATTTGAGCAAAAAACTAATAAGAATTTAATGACTCAAAATAGTAGCTACTTTTgtttttggggtgaaatgtgaAACGGACGTATTTCTAAACTGAATGGTTAAATGAAAGTGAAGAGTAATAAGGAGGGTTAAACTGAATTTGACTAACAAATGTCCCGATGACTCTCTCTCAGCTGCGCGTGCTGCTGCGCTCTATTTAGGGCGCTTCTATTTATTGAAGCGAGACGCGCAGCGGAATGTACAAGCGCTCTATCGTGTTTCCAAGAGGACTGAAAACTCTTAACAAAGACATAGagaatataatgatttacactctTATAATACACAAATAAGTAAGACTATTCTGCCTAATACGAAAACAAAATCAATGGCAGTGACAGCCAACCCCGAAGCAGTCAAAATTACAACACTTGTTGACAATAGGCTACATTtaatattgattattttatcTAATCTTCCTAATATCTGAAAAATAATAGGCCTATATGTCGTGAAGAATATAAGAAATCACAATATATGCACACAATTTCTCCACATATTTGACCCAATAAGTGGAATATAATCATGTAAACAATtggtaacacaaacacattctcaCATGTCATCACGACCCAAAGTAAGGTTTAGTGTATTACAATAGTGTCATAACGGATGACCTTAAACAATAAGGCATTACCTGGTTCATATTTGAGGTAGAGTATCGACACGATATAATAAGCGAGATCAAAGACTGGAAACATCGCCATCTTCGAGAAATACTGGGCAATTTCGCCCAGGTTTAGGACATCCAGCACCTCCATCGTGTTCTTCGGACCCTACCACATGAAGAGACCCTTCTTCTGCACGAGTGAAGGGCTCTGCACATTCACAGCTGCCTATTAATATAGAGCAGAGAACAGGCTGAGACGTTAAATGAAGACTCACTGACGCTTCAAAGCCTGTCCCGCTACCGCCACTTAGTGgataagaacaaaaa
Protein-coding regions in this window:
- the ifi30b gene encoding gamma-interferon-inducible lysosomal thiol reductase, whose protein sequence is MNIILLLVFIVLFISVYAIHCISHPKPCGYPPSQWCSSLEIAIECGVRKQCMELNTTRPDPVVPLVDVTLYYESLCQGSRAFLTEQLFPTWTLLKDIMEVNLVPFGNATEIPEEKSFICQHGEPECYVNKIEACILHEAGHSAFHVIYCMVSSADVLKSAKSCLEQCAPFVKWATIESCAVGDLGHRLMHENAMKTQALKPEHTYVPWITFNGEHTSEWEDKAMSTLFSLVCELYKGIKPPACTEAQKKLDWTFC
- the tmem38a gene encoding trimeric intracellular cation channel type A; amino-acid sequence: MEVLDVLNLGEIAQYFSKMAMFPVFDLAYYIVSILYLKYEPGAVEVSRKSPVASWLCAMLYCFGSYILADIILGVSPIDYFQNNSHILLASAVWYLIFFCPLNLFYKCVAFLPVKLVLVALKEVVRCRKIAAGVHHAHHAYHHGWLIMIITGYVKGSGVALMANFEQLLRGVWKPDTNEILNMSFPTKASLYGAFLFTLQEAHVLPASKSTLICLFTLFMATSKVFMTARHSHGSPFALIESWVCHLLFGSPLGGEESHDHHHSAPTAASASLSPAKTKEDLSEGTRKRKSKKAE